A segment of the Lycium barbarum isolate Lr01 chromosome 7, ASM1917538v2, whole genome shotgun sequence genome:
TTTTGTTGATTTATTTTTATTGCTATTTTTAGCTGCTGTTAGGTATTGTAGAGTGATTTCTATGAATTTAGGTAAGTTTAATCAGCTTTTATATTGTGAATAATGTTTTTTAGTTCCGTATTCATTGTAGAACAACTGAATGGAGTAGGTTTTACTCTTTGACATtgttattaattaataaaaaaaaaaaatcagcttaGTTTAGATAAGTTTAACTTAGTTTAATcgcttgtatattttgtataatttttttttgagtttcTTATTATTTAGGAACACCTGACTGAGGtagttttttaaaattatttcacgcctttttttttttttgatttatttgtATTGCTATTTTACGCTGCTGTTAGGTATTGCAGAGTGATTGCAATGAATTTAGATAAGTTTAGCTTGGTATATAGTACTTTTCATATAGTTTTTGAAtgcaaattttaattttaaaatgttGAATTAATCTAATTCTATTTAGCTCCGAAACTTAATCAAATTgattctaaaaaaaaataaagaaacttGACAACTATTTTGTGACGAAGGGGAGAGTCCTTTCTCTAATACTATTACTAATATTAATACTTAGTTGAATTCTACCAAAACCTTTAATAATTAGTAGCTTACAACTATACATTTTGTTCTCTccagtgttatcaaaggcgcgcttaagccctgaagcgaggctcaaaacatgttgagcgcttcaccTCGCTTTATGTGTGCTTCAGTGTCGTCATCAAgactctaagacatacttttccttgccaatgagcctcgcttgaggaggtgacactagatgattgatatttcactttatcgtaatatttttacaatttctttgtccatatatttgttattcatgcttattataaTTAATCTTggattaaacatatatatatatatatatatatatatatatatatatttgtaccaTTGCcctttttttcattaaagcccatgctttatttgcgctttgcgcttaaagccccagctgaccttagagcttttttgcgcttttcgcttttgataacactggttCTCTCACACTGCTTTTGTTGATTTATTTGTGTTGCCATTTTTGCTGCTCTTCGGTATTGTAGATTGATTGCAATGAGTTAAGTTTAGATTAGTTTATTCAGCTTGTATGTTGTGGATAAGGATTTTGAGTTCGGtagtttttttattgtttttcgaTTAAAGGTTGTAGTTTGAGGTTCTGATTGTGGTTCTTTGAAATGGTGCATTGGAGAAAAATGCGGTGATTAGAATTTAAAGCGTGCGAATTCTTGATTCATATTTTTGTTTCTTGAGACAGTCTCTCGGACGAACTGAGTAGGATAAGGGAATTGATTTCTCGGTTTGTTGAAATTCTCACTAGTGATTCTGTTCTTTTGATGAGTCAAGTTTCATTTTATTGATGTTACACCAAGGTGGTTTAAGAAATGTTTACATGAGAACTGAGTGGCTCAGCCACAACGGCAAACTATCAAGTAGCCCGGATTATCTCTGCATAATAGCATCTTCTCCTTACACCACAAAGCTGTATGAAACTCCAAGAGTCTTTTGATATATCCAGTATCTTTTTGCAGCTTGGAATGTCTTGCGATTCTGTAATATGTTAACTATTGTATACTTGACACCTTCTTGGTTTTTCCCATTCGACATCTAGTAATTTCATGATAAATGTATTTGCGTGAATGCAATCTGCCTTGCCCTCTTGCTCTTGTTAATATGTCTTAAGGTTTTGTCCATTGCCATTTCAACTATCACTACTGtcctttttctattttttgtattttttttaaatgcttttCCCCTTCTTAGTTGGTGAACTTACTAGATAATCACCCTCAACAATTACTGATATGATTCTTTCATTTTGAGAACCAGAAAGCCTTGGCTCAAGCAAATGATGCAAAAGTTGATGGCAATACATTGTTTAAGGATGGGCTTTATGAAGAGGCATTGTCAAAATACGAGCTAGCTTTACAAGTTGCAGCAGATATTCCTTCAAGTACTGAAATTCGTTCAATATGCCATGCTAATCGTGCAGCTTGTTTCTCCAAACTGGTAAGCTCTGCGTGTGCATTTTGTACACTATGTGTCAGATTTTATGATGTCAAAATTCTGCTATGCATTGGGAGTGCAGATAGATTAGGCTTTTCTACAGAGTGGTTCTCCAAATCTGTGAGAAGCTTTTACATTTAGCACCTGTTTGTTCATGATTGTATAGCTCTTCATTGATTTGCATTGTCCCACTCAGATTCTTAACGCTTTTAGGATAGCAATTTAGTAGGTAACTAGTAAATACTTAAAATCAACTTTGCAGCTTTTTCTGATCACTTGAACTTGTGGATTTGAACATTCAAAAGACACCTGTCACCCTAGTATATATTGGATTTGGAAATTCTGACTGGCTAGTAGAAGCCATGTTTGATTTCTTGAGCTCTTTACACAGCCAGTAAAGAACTATTCTATATATGCTCCCCCAACATACTCTTGTTGCTGGATACCAATGGAATTACCTTTACCTGATCAAAAAGAAATACTGGCCAGCTACAAAGAAACTAAGATTAGTCATGTCTTCTAAATCCCTTTAACCCTGCTTTAATTGGGCCTGATAATTAAGttcaaatatatatttataatgttgGTCCAACTTGATGAATTATTGACTTCAAACCTGATTGAATTTCTTGCTTAAGATTTCTTGCTTTTCTAATGTGGAAGTACAATGCGTGATCACTCATGCCATCCCACCCACCCTACCCAAAAGAATAACTGTAAAGGCAGAGGGTGGCAAGATGTGTAGCTTAGAGAACGAGAGTGGTACCCATCCTTCTGTATTGCTCACCAGTGAGCggcatacaaaaaaaaattgttgtctcatcattttccttcaatttcagaAATAAGAATTTGAAAGTTTACTTTGCACagttctccaaaaaaaaaaaaaaatcctttgcaCGGTGATATTACACTGCCTTCCCTTTATattagaaacaaaaaaaaaaatcctttgcaCAGTGATATTACACTGCCTTCCCTTTATATTAGAAACAATCTCCACGATGCTTCATCTGCTCTTCCCTAATCTTTATTTTATACTTTTCTCAGTGTAGTTAGTAGGATATGAATGTGTTTATCTGTGAGTTTTGTTGCATTTACTAATGACACCTATTGTACTTTTCCACTTACAGGGAAAACATGACGAGACTATCAAGGAATGCACAAAAGCATTAGAACTAAATCCTACATATATAAAGGCTCTGGTTAGAAGAGCAGAGGCACATGAAAAGCTTGAACACTATGATGAGGCTATTACTGGTAAACATTGAGTTCTGAAATTGTATTATGATTGTTCAGTACAATGTCATTGTAATTGGCATTTCTTAGCTGCATCACCATAGAACTAGTATCCATACTCGCATCACTTAGCTACTTGGTGGAGATCTTGTTTTTTTTCGGTCAGGTTCTCCTATGTCTTCTCCTTATTCCCTCTTTCCCACTCTCTGAGTTGGAAAAAGAATAAACAAAAAGAGTCCCTGTATGTTACTCATGTGCCTCTGGTAATAATTGCACACCACTCAAATGGTTTATGTTATAGGTGAATATTAAAAAATTGGAGTTCTATTTTGGCTCTTTTTTTCTGCTCTTATTCCCGTTGTTTTTTAAAATCTTGCAGACATGACAAAGATCTTGGAATTGGAACCCTCACATGACCAAGCTAGGAGAACTGTGATCCGTTTAAAGCCATTAGCTGATGAGAAGCGAGAAAAGATGAAAGAAGAGATGATTGGTAAGCTTAACAACCTCCTATCTTGACATGGACAAGTCCTCTATTTTCTTTTCTTATCTAACTTTATAAAATCAGAAAAAAGTTAGATAAGAAAAGAAAATAGCAAAGCTTCTTTCCTATGGAATTGTTAATGGTTTGATACTTCTTCCCACTTATTTATGTTAGTGAGTGGGAAGGATATCTATTCCGTGTCTAACTAACTTCTGGCTAATTATGGAAATAAACAGCAAAAAGCTACATATAGAAGTGGTTCttcatcaaaaaagaaaaagctaCATAGAGAAGTGTGTCATTCACATTGTTATGGACTACTATGTTTTTGCGCTTAGAGATCCCCTGTAGTTTCTCAGGCTAGTTGTTTGGTGAAGATTGAACGTGACTTGCATGCTTTAGCAATCAGTCTCCTAAATTTTTGTATCATTCATTTGTCTGCATTTTGAAAATAGGTAGTAATGGACTAATGGCGTCTGTTTTGTCTGCCAGCTACATGGTACTCCTTTATTTGGAGATATTCTCATTCATTTTCTATGGTGGAATCGATACTTGACTCATCTTCCGGCAGTTGAAGAAATTGCCTTTTTTGTGGTTTATAACTATCTGCCAGAATAGTTCATCCTATGTACCTTCTATCCATTCTTGGAAGTAGCCAAGTGGATATGTAGAAATGTATATACAAAGATTGCTACTGTTCTTTGCCTGGTTTTCCAGTCTTCTTATTGAGGCCTCATTAACATTCTTGAATCA
Coding sequences within it:
- the LOC132602891 gene encoding uncharacterized protein LOC132602891 — translated: MVLIEQAPSEEPKPNSKTTTLKDSSGDVSDGYETASDTELNETENRSNTINTASSSSNTDLKEENQEQLNQKALAQANDAKVDGNTLFKDGLYEEALSKYELALQVAADIPSSTEIRSICHANRAACFSKLGKHDETIKECTKALELNPTYIKALVRRAEAHEKLEHYDEAITDMTKILELEPSHDQARRTVIRLKPLADEKREKMKEEMIGKLKEMGNSILGRFGMSVDNFKTVKDPNTGSYSVQFQK